Proteins encoded by one window of Chrysemys picta bellii isolate R12L10 chromosome 10, ASM1138683v2, whole genome shotgun sequence:
- the LOC135973943 gene encoding uncharacterized protein LOC135973943 — MQSSPAVMAVQSVNRKRAPAWTDREVLDLIAVWGDESVLSELRSKRRNAKIYEKISKDMAERGYSRDATQCRVKIKELRQGYQKTKEANGRSGSHPQTSRFYEALHSILGAAATTTPPVTVDSEDGIVSTAGSSDMLGDGEDEEGDEEGEAVGSAHNTDFPDSQDLFITLTAIPYEASPAVTPDTESGEGSATPSASVSQPSLESHSQRLARIRRRKKRTREDMFSELMACSQAQAAQQTQWRENLTRMHQANMDREERWRQEDQQVTQTLLGLLREQTDTLRRLVDVLQEQRQEDRAPLQSISNRPPLPPSPIPTSPKVQRRRGGRVPAKSHSTPAESSSSRRLSFPKI; from the exons atgcagagctctccagcagtgatggccgtgcagtctgtgaatagaaagagggccccagcatggactgatcgggaagtcttggatctcatcgctgtgtggggcgatgagtccgtgctttccgagctgcgatccaaaagacggaatgcaaagatctatgagaagatctctaaagacatggcagagagaggatacagccgggatgcaacgcagtgccgtgtgaaaatcaaggagctgagacaaggctaccagaagaccaaagaggcaaacggacgctccggatcccatccccagacatcccgtttctacgaggcactgcattccatcctcggtgcggccgccaccactaccccaccagtgaccgtggactctgaggatgggatagtgtccacagccggttcctcggacatgttaggggacggggaagatgaggaaggagatgaggagggcgaggcagtcggcagcgctcacaacactgatttccccgacagccaggatctcttcatcacccttacagcgatcccctacgaagcgtccccagccgttaccccggacacagaatctggtgaaggatcagcca ccccatctgcgagtgtctcacaacctagcctggaatcacactcccagaggctagcgcggattaggcgtaggaagaagaggacacgggaggacatgttctctgagcttatggcctgttcccaagcccaggcagcacagcagacccagtggagggagaacttgacccgaatgcaccaagccaacatggatcgggaggagaggtggcggcaggaagaccagcaggtgactcaaacgctgcttggactactgagggagcaaacggacacgctccggcgccttgtggatgttctgcaggaacagaggcaggaggacagagccccgctgcagtccatctctaaccgccctcccctgccaccaagtcccatacccacctcacccaaagtgcaaagaaggagaggcggcagagtccctgctaagtctcactccacccctgcagagagctctagtagcagaaggctctcatttcccaaaatttga